From Nitrospira sp., the proteins below share one genomic window:
- a CDS encoding glycosyltransferase family 4 protein, translating to MRPRLLYLITEDWTFWEIRRDLARLARDAGYEVTIATRVTAHAERIQQEGFDLIPIMMLRESRNPLRELMTFLELVRIYRRVRPQIVQHVAMKPVLYGSFAAWAAGVPAVINVFGGLGYAFTDRPQGPSLLRALLQWGLRKAITLSRALVVVQNPDDREVLIRAHVTQSDRVRLIAGSGVDIHRFVPVEPPSGDPIVMLVGRMLWDKGVGEFVDAVVRLTQRGVRARFVLVGRCDQGNPTAIGEPQLEQWRREHGIEWWGHREDLPTVMGQASVVVLPSYREGLPKVLLEAAACGKAVIATDVPGCRSVVQHQHTGLLVPVRDAAALAEAMAELLGNAERRAVLGANARQFVVREHSSEKISAEFLALYRELLGQTALSQTIASDSPA from the coding sequence ATGCGGCCACGGCTTCTGTATCTCATCACGGAAGACTGGACCTTTTGGGAGATTCGGCGCGATCTTGCCCGTCTGGCACGGGATGCGGGCTATGAGGTGACGATCGCCACGCGCGTGACGGCCCATGCCGAGCGTATCCAGCAGGAAGGCTTTGACCTCATCCCGATCATGATGCTGCGGGAGAGTCGAAACCCGTTGAGGGAATTGATGACCTTTCTGGAGCTGGTGCGGATCTATCGCCGGGTCCGCCCACAAATTGTTCAGCATGTGGCCATGAAGCCAGTGCTCTACGGCTCATTCGCCGCTTGGGCGGCTGGCGTGCCTGCCGTCATCAATGTGTTCGGCGGACTGGGCTATGCGTTTACCGACCGGCCACAAGGCCCGTCCCTCCTTCGTGCGTTGTTGCAGTGGGGGCTACGGAAGGCGATTACTTTGAGTCGCGCTCTTGTGGTCGTGCAAAATCCTGACGACCGGGAGGTCTTGATCCGAGCACATGTCACTCAATCGGACCGGGTTCGACTCATTGCGGGGTCTGGTGTCGACATTCATCGATTTGTGCCGGTCGAGCCTCCGTCCGGAGATCCCATCGTGATGTTGGTGGGGCGGATGTTGTGGGACAAGGGCGTCGGAGAGTTCGTCGACGCCGTGGTGCGTTTGACACAACGAGGGGTGCGCGCGCGCTTTGTCCTGGTGGGACGATGCGATCAGGGAAATCCCACTGCAATCGGAGAGCCTCAACTAGAGCAGTGGAGGCGAGAACACGGAATTGAATGGTGGGGACATCGGGAGGACCTTCCAACAGTCATGGGGCAGGCAAGCGTGGTCGTGTTGCCATCGTATCGTGAAGGACTCCCAAAGGTCTTGTTGGAAGCAGCGGCCTGTGGGAAAGCCGTCATTGCGACGGATGTGCCCGGATGCCGGTCAGTCGTTCAACACCAACACACCGGGCTGCTGGTTCCGGTGCGAGATGCGGCCGCTTTGGCTGAGGCGATGGCGGAGCTTCTCGGGAATGCGGAACGGCGGGCGGTTTTGGGGGCGAATGCGCGGCAGTTTGTGGTGCGTGAACACTCGTCGGAAAAAATCAGCGCCGAGTTTCTTGCGTTGTATCGTGAATTGCTGGGGCAGACGGCCCTTTCCCAGACAATCGCGTCGGATTCACCGGCATAA
- a CDS encoding glycosyltransferase family 25 protein, producing MTSVQHHPADVRLLDGILVINPRSFIERRQSIERQLQPIGIPYEFIHSYDAGDLDSTIATKYFANAFLSPGQQSCALKHLQALRLIVDRNWQRALVLEDDALLVSRFIPELDAAIRESARCESPHVLFIGSGGNQYTPRRLRVPGQRLYKSERGRLGEAYVLGSQAARLRVEWIEQHGILLPIDNLFEQIDRERGIAMYWLEPPIVEQGSKTGHFRSVLEPAPPNCVRRVTSVLQKLRRKYLY from the coding sequence ATGACGAGTGTTCAGCATCATCCTGCGGATGTCCGGTTGCTTGACGGCATTCTGGTTATTAATCCCAGGAGTTTCATTGAGCGGCGACAGAGTATTGAACGGCAGCTTCAGCCAATCGGCATCCCCTATGAATTTATCCACTCCTATGATGCCGGAGACCTGGACTCAACCATTGCGACTAAATACTTTGCGAACGCCTTCCTCAGCCCAGGGCAACAGTCCTGCGCGCTGAAGCATCTTCAGGCGCTACGACTGATTGTCGATCGCAACTGGCAGCGGGCGCTGGTTTTGGAAGACGATGCGCTGCTTGTTTCTCGGTTTATTCCGGAGCTTGACGCGGCGATCCGTGAATCTGCCCGATGTGAATCTCCGCACGTTCTGTTCATTGGGAGCGGAGGGAATCAGTATACGCCTCGTCGATTGCGAGTGCCCGGACAACGGCTCTACAAGTCCGAGAGAGGACGGTTGGGAGAGGCCTATGTGCTGGGTAGTCAGGCGGCCCGTTTACGGGTTGAGTGGATCGAACAGCACGGGATTCTGTTGCCCATCGACAATCTCTTCGAACAGATTGATCGGGAACGTGGGATTGCGATGTATTGGCTTGAACCTCCTATTGTGGAGCAGGGCAGCAAGACTGGGCACTTCCGATCAGTGCTGGAGCCGGCTCCTCCCAATTGTGTCCGGCGGGTGACGTCTGTGTTACAGAAGCTTCGGAGAAAGTATCTCTACTGA
- a CDS encoding O-antigen ligase family protein, which translates to MALISSQRLIDLARITAIIACVGLLYSPSVGTIGLVVTYAAFLASGQAVVRFKGVLARPLAYWGVAFLGVVLLGMLYASVPWQDRWTDFYKWRTILWFVVALAIFDEECWKERLLVMFLAGTAVAVVGSFLSAAGWVTFRRGPHELLRNSGTQGMAFACASLICAWMTLEKKTLGPTPLIWPSLGLLHVVNIVFITDGRSGYAVLGLGLIALLCWNASWKYRVLILVGLVVVGWLAFWVSPRLQGKVTAAVVQWSNESESEGLTNFGSRRVFYRNSVEVLQEHWLLGVGTGGFAPAYGDHVSKKYEASDWRSLHTTDPHNQYLSVAIQQGVGGLAVFLVWIVAIAREREARHDYHRLAVAILAGWCVTSLFSSHFRTFAEGHMLATFLGVLLAVESPSAVTPPGGGPSRDA; encoded by the coding sequence ATGGCATTGATCTCATCCCAACGACTGATCGATCTTGCCCGGATTACGGCCATCATTGCCTGCGTGGGGCTCTTGTATTCTCCCTCGGTGGGCACGATCGGTCTGGTTGTGACCTATGCGGCCTTTCTTGCGAGTGGTCAAGCTGTTGTTCGGTTCAAGGGTGTACTGGCGAGGCCGCTGGCCTATTGGGGGGTGGCGTTTCTCGGGGTGGTCTTGCTGGGGATGTTGTACGCGTCTGTGCCCTGGCAGGACCGATGGACGGATTTTTACAAATGGCGCACAATCCTCTGGTTTGTTGTGGCGCTGGCCATCTTTGACGAGGAGTGCTGGAAAGAACGGTTGCTGGTTATGTTTCTTGCCGGGACCGCGGTTGCAGTTGTGGGGTCTTTTCTTTCTGCCGCCGGGTGGGTCACCTTCCGGCGTGGGCCGCACGAGTTGCTGCGGAATTCTGGTACGCAGGGGATGGCATTTGCTTGCGCCTCGTTAATATGCGCGTGGATGACCTTGGAAAAGAAGACGCTTGGGCCTACCCCTCTGATCTGGCCTTCGCTGGGATTGCTGCATGTTGTTAATATTGTGTTTATTACCGATGGGCGGAGCGGCTATGCCGTCCTTGGATTGGGGCTGATCGCTCTATTGTGCTGGAACGCTTCGTGGAAGTATCGAGTGTTGATTCTGGTAGGTTTAGTTGTCGTAGGTTGGCTGGCATTTTGGGTGTCTCCGCGGTTGCAGGGAAAGGTGACAGCGGCGGTGGTGCAGTGGAGCAATGAGTCGGAGTCCGAGGGGCTCACAAACTTCGGCAGCCGCCGGGTGTTTTACAGAAACAGTGTGGAAGTATTGCAAGAACATTGGCTTCTGGGCGTTGGCACCGGGGGGTTCGCGCCGGCCTACGGTGATCATGTGTCGAAGAAGTACGAGGCGTCGGATTGGCGGTCGCTGCATACGACGGATCCCCACAACCAATACTTGTCCGTGGCGATTCAGCAGGGGGTCGGAGGCCTGGCTGTGTTTCTCGTGTGGATCGTCGCCATCGCACGTGAGCGCGAAGCACGCCATGATTATCATCGGCTGGCAGTGGCGATTCTCGCCGGCTGGTGCGTGACGAGTCTGTTTAGTTCGCATTTCAGAACATTTGCCGAGGGGCACATGCTGGCGACGTTCCTGGGTGTGCTGCTCGCCGTTGAATCACCATCAGCCGTCACGCCGCCTGGTGGGGGCCCGTCACGGGACGCATAG
- a CDS encoding glycosyltransferase family 4 protein, translated as MMLWGGVVISGFVAWWLTGQLAGARFALSVLDHPNERSLHNRPTPRTGGVAILAGLLFGLAWMSWGGTPWKGISDLGLLGWPAPVWIVLLTYGIGLVSFVDDRGGVPVSVRFGIHLLAATMLVVGAGLRIPALSLPVVGAVDFGWLAVPLSIGFLVWMTNLYNFMDGMDGFAGGMTVVGGGFLAWFGWSAGLGFLFVTAVCAVAAAIGFLLHNFPPARIFMGDVGSVSLGFLFGSLMLLGVHDRVFDFWVPIMLFSPFIVDATVTLIRRSLQGERIWQAHRSHYYQRLVLLGWGHRKTVLAEYGLMVLCGLLAWGYHMADVWTRWVVLGFWGVVVGLAMLGVHQAEQRVLPARRDAGHAGL; from the coding sequence ATGATGCTGTGGGGAGGGGTTGTGATCAGCGGTTTTGTGGCCTGGTGGCTGACCGGTCAGCTGGCGGGCGCGCGGTTTGCCTTGTCCGTGCTCGATCATCCCAACGAGCGGTCGCTTCATAACCGGCCCACGCCTCGCACCGGAGGGGTGGCGATCTTAGCCGGTCTGCTCTTCGGACTGGCATGGATGAGCTGGGGTGGGACTCCATGGAAGGGTATATCCGATCTGGGCTTATTGGGGTGGCCTGCCCCGGTGTGGATTGTGCTACTGACGTATGGAATCGGGTTGGTGTCGTTTGTCGATGATCGCGGCGGAGTCCCTGTGTCTGTCCGATTCGGGATCCATCTGCTGGCCGCTACGATGCTAGTTGTGGGGGCGGGGTTGCGGATTCCTGCCCTCTCTCTTCCTGTGGTAGGCGCGGTAGATTTCGGCTGGCTGGCGGTGCCCCTTTCGATAGGGTTTCTTGTGTGGATGACCAACCTCTATAATTTTATGGATGGGATGGACGGATTTGCCGGCGGCATGACGGTGGTGGGCGGAGGCTTTCTCGCCTGGTTTGGGTGGAGCGCTGGGCTTGGATTCCTTTTTGTGACGGCGGTCTGTGCCGTGGCTGCGGCGATCGGATTTCTTCTTCACAATTTTCCACCCGCCAGAATCTTCATGGGCGATGTCGGCAGTGTGTCGCTGGGATTTCTTTTTGGATCGCTGATGCTCCTCGGAGTTCATGACCGTGTATTCGATTTCTGGGTTCCCATCATGCTGTTTTCCCCCTTCATCGTCGATGCCACGGTGACGCTCATTCGGCGGAGTCTTCAAGGGGAACGTATTTGGCAGGCGCACCGCAGCCACTACTACCAGCGGCTCGTGTTATTAGGGTGGGGACATCGGAAAACCGTATTAGCCGAGTATGGCCTTATGGTCCTCTGCGGGTTGCTGGCATGGGGGTATCACATGGCTGATGTCTGGACGCGATGGGTCGTGCTTGGTTTTTGGGGGGTGGTGGTGGGGCTGGCTATGCTCGGAGTCCATCAGGCTGAGCAACGGGTTTTGCCTGCCCGCCGCGATGCCGGTCATGCAGGTCTGTGA
- a CDS encoding glycosyltransferase family 2 protein yields the protein MQKVSVYIIAFNEAAKIATTINSVLWADEIVLADSASTDGTDRIAAEMGARVVQIPFEGFGHLRNRAIAACSHEWILSIDTDEQCTPEVRDEILALLAGTPAHDAYLVPRRNYFMGQWVTHSGWYPNFRQPQFFRKGAMKYVESPVHEGYELLTPKPVGRLKQAIWQVPFRNFEEVVKKANRYSTLGVLKLANRRVSMGQALLHGIWSFMKHYIFKKGILDGWPGFVIAFGNFEGTFYRYAKRYEEQEQWPLPTQPPLRRPGGNSAA from the coding sequence ATGCAGAAGGTTTCCGTCTACATTATCGCGTTTAACGAAGCTGCGAAAATCGCTACCACGATCAATAGCGTGTTGTGGGCGGATGAGATTGTCTTGGCGGATTCAGCCAGTACGGATGGAACCGATCGGATTGCGGCTGAGATGGGAGCGCGGGTCGTGCAGATCCCGTTCGAGGGATTCGGTCATCTGCGCAACCGCGCGATTGCCGCCTGTTCGCATGAATGGATTCTGAGCATTGATACGGATGAACAGTGTACGCCGGAAGTCCGGGATGAAATTCTGGCGCTGCTGGCCGGCACTCCCGCGCATGACGCCTATCTGGTGCCCAGGCGGAATTACTTCATGGGGCAATGGGTGACGCACTCCGGCTGGTATCCGAACTTCAGGCAGCCGCAATTTTTTCGCAAGGGCGCGATGAAGTATGTGGAATCCCCTGTTCATGAGGGCTACGAACTGCTGACGCCCAAACCGGTGGGACGTTTGAAGCAAGCGATCTGGCAGGTGCCCTTCCGGAACTTTGAGGAAGTGGTCAAGAAGGCGAACCGGTATTCCACGCTTGGCGTGCTCAAGCTCGCGAATCGGCGGGTATCGATGGGGCAGGCGCTGCTGCATGGGATCTGGTCCTTTATGAAGCATTATATTTTCAAAAAAGGAATTTTGGACGGCTGGCCTGGATTTGTGATTGCGTTCGGAAACTTCGAGGGCACGTTTTACCGGTATGCGAAGCGGTATGAAGAGCAAGAGCAGTGGCCGCTTCCGACGCAGCCGCCTCTGCGCCGGCCCGGAGGGAATTCCGCGGCATGA